The Aquicella siphonis DNA segment GGGGACTATCGTTTACGATGATGATACGGATGAATTGATCGTTGATTTGACCATGGCAGGCCAGGTTGCCTGCGTGGCAAAAGGCGGGCGCCATGGCGTGGGAAATGCTCGTTTTAAAAGTAGTGTCAACCGCGCTCCGCGCAGAACAATTCCCGGTCAGGAAGGCGAAAAGCGTAACCTGCGGCTGGAATTAAAGGTATTGGCTGATGTAGGGCTGGTAGGCATGCCTAACGCAGGCAAATCCACTCTTATCAGTTCCATGTCGTCAGCACGGCCTAAAGTGGCGGATTACCCGTTTACTACGCTTTATCCTTACCTGGGTGTGGTTCGGGTTTCCCATTTTCGCAGTTTCGTGATCGCAGATTTGCCCGGATTGATTGAAGGGGCGGCGGAAGGGGCAGGCCTGGGCATACGCTTTCTGAAACACGTCGCGAGGACGCGTTTGCTTTACCACGTGGTTGATGTTGCGCCCGTGGACGGCAGTGATCCGGTAGAGAATGTGAAAGCCATTTCAGCTGAATTGGCCAAGTACAGCGATGATTTGATGAAAAAGGAATGCTGGCTGGTATTGAACAAGGTGGACTTGCTGATGCCGGAAGAGGCAGAGTCAAAATGCCGGGACATAGTCAAGAGACTGCGCTGGAAAGGCCGTGTATTCATCATTTCGGGCCTGGCCAGGCAAGGGCTGGATGAGCTTGCCAAAGAAACCATGCATTATCTGATTGACCAAGGGAGCGCTGGGGAAGAATAGCGGGCGATGAAAAAGCTGCCGGGCTGGCCAGCGGAGTTTTTTGGCGCCATTGTCCGGGTGTATCCGGAGGGAAGCGGGACAAACAAAAAACCCCGCAATAGCAGGGCTAGTGCAGGGATTTTATGGCAAAATCAGCAGACTTAAGCGTTGGCGCCGGCTTTTTCACCTAACTTTTTTACGTGCTGGGTCAATCTGCTCTTGTGACGCGCAGCTTTATTCTTGTGAATGATGCCCTTGTTGACCATGCGGTCTATCACGGGAGTTGCTTCCTGAAGAGAAGCAAGAGCTGCCTCTTGATTGCCTGCTGCAATCGCGGCAGTGACTTTCTTGATGTAGGTGCGAAGCATGGAACGCATGCTGGCATTGTGTCGCCGATGCTTTTCGGATTGGCGAACGCGCTTCTTTGCTTGCTTTGTATTAGCCAAGGTTCTTCTCCAAAATCTTTTATTTATCTAAGGTATGTTTCAAAAAGAGTGCGTAATATGCCCGCTTTTCAAGATATTGTCAATTTGAAATCGGTGGAAAAAAACACTCCCCAGGACCGTGGGCACGGTGTAAACTCATGCAAATTAAGGATTAGGTTGTCAACGCGGAATAAAACAAACCGCGCAGATGACCGGGGAAGACGGGTGCCCATTTCCCCCGGGGAACCTCTTGTTAAGATTCCCGCGGCCTGCCGCGGGGAATATACTTGAATTTTTGGTTGTGCGCCGTGAGCAAAAGTCTAGTCAAATCAACATCAATCGTTATCAGCATGACCATGATATCCCGGGTATTCGGGTTTATCCGGGACATGGTGACCGCCACCTTGTTTGGTGCGTCAGCGCAATTTGACGCTTTTTCCATTGCATTCCGCATACCCAATCTCATGCGGCGCCTGTTTGCGGAAGGCTCATTTTCCCAGGCATTTGTTCCCGTGTTGTCTGAATATCAAAAAACAAAATCCCGGGAAGAAGTACAACAGTTCATTAATTCCATGTCCGGAACGCTAGGGGCGGCGCTGCTGATCGTGACCCTGCTTGGTATCATGGCGGCACCTTGGATAGTCAGCTTGTTCGCGCCTGGTTTTGCAGGTTCGGGCGACCGTTTCGACCTGGCCGTGACCATGCTGCGCATCACCTTTCCGTATTTGATGCTGATTTCCCTGACGGCATTCTCCGGGGCCGTGCTGAATACCTACAGCCGTTTCTGGGTGGCGGCGTTTACACCGGTTTTTTTGAATGTCGTCATGATCGCGGCCGCGATCTGGCTGGCGCCGCATTTTGCCAAACCCATCATAGGGCTGGCCTGGGGCGTGTTCATCGCCGGCGTGATCCAGCTGCTGTTTCAATGGCCTTTTCTCAGGAATCTGCGGTTGCTGCCGCGGCCGCGTATTCATTTTCACGATCCGGGTGTCATGCGGGTTCTGAAATTAATGGTGCCCGCGCTTTTTGGCGTGTCGGTGGGACAGATCAATTTAATGATAGACAGCATGTTTGCCTCGCTCTTGGTGATTGGCAGTGTCTCCTGGCTATATTATTCCGACCGTCTGATGGAGTTCCCGTTGGGCGTTTTTGGCGTGGCTATCTCGACGGTGATTTTGCCGCATCTGTCGCGTCATCATGCCGCGCAGTCAGAAGAATCATTCTCTCTGACGCTGGACTGGGCGCTGCGCGCTGTTCTGCTGGTCGGTATTCCGGCCGGAGTAGTGCTTGCGGTCATGGCAGGGCCCATGTTGTCTACGCTGTTTCAGTATGGGCGTTTTGACGGCCATTCCGTTCTCATGGCGCAAAAAAGCTTGTCAGCATTCGCGCTGGGTATCGCGCCCTTCATGCTGGTGAAAGTCCTGGCGGCAGGTTTTTATGCGAAACAGGATTTGCGCACGCCAGTGCGTATTGCTGTCATCGCCATGATCACGAACACGATACTGAATATTATTCTGATCTGGCCGCTCGCGCACGCCGGTATTGCTTTATCCACCTCTCTGGCCGCGCTGGTGAATACCGGCTGCCTGTTATATTACCTGCGCCAGCGGGGTTTTTATCACCCGCGTGAAGGATGGCGGCTGTTTTCATTGCGCCTGATACTTGCCAACAGCGTGCTCGCCATCTGGCTGTGGATAGGCGCGGGCGATATTACCGCCTGGATCGCAAGCCGCGCTTCCTGGCGTATAGAACACCTGGCGTTTTTACTGGCATCTGCGGTGCTGGTGTATTTTGCCATGCTATGGTTGTCAGGCGTGCGCCTGCACCACTTGCTGATGCCGCAGCGGCAAGAGCTTACATCGTAACCCTTCTGATTATTCCGGACCTTCCTGGCCTGGTTCAGACGTGGCAGGTTTTTCTGCTGTTTTGACAGTTTCAGCGGCCCGCGGGGCGGCACCCGGCACAGCGGGAGGCGGTAATCCGGCCTTATCCTGGGCAGGCAGCATGTTGTATGCCTCCTGGTGCATGGCATTCAGCTTTTGCAGCAGCGACTCCATGTTAATGCCCAGCCTGTCTGTTTGTGCTTCCAGCTGTTGCCATTGTTTGGAAAGTTCAGACAATTCTTTTTCCCGTTCACTTTCCGATTTGGTATCCAGACCCTTGAGCTTGGTATGCAAGTTGCCCAGGAAAGTGGTGATGGCGTTGCCCAGTTCTTCTGCCTGCATTTGCCGCTGATTGGCATCGGCCTGCAGGGGGGCGAATTGCTGTACATACTGGGAATGAAAAGCCACAGTGGATTTGGATTGCTGCATTTTGGAAAGCGTGGCGGAAATATTGCCGCTGATATGAGCCAGTTCGTGGGATTCCACCGTTGTTCTGGCTTTGGCGCGTAAACGTGCGGCTTTTGCATCCAGTATCACCATGCTGAGAAAGGCCGCGTCATCGGTTTTTTCCTTGGGTAATTGATAAAAGGCTTCGGTAAGTCCTTTCATGACTTGCGCATGTGTGCTTTGAAATTTTTTACGCTCTTTCGTGCCAGGTTCGCCTGATTTGGACATCCCCGCCGCCAGTGTCTGGATGGGGGTTTCAGCTTCTTGTTTGTTATCAGATTCTGGTTCGGGCATACAGTCCCCAAAAATGAAATGGTTTTGTATAAGTATAGTCGCAAGTCCATGAAAATGAAAACAAGCAGTGGTCAGGCTGTCTTGGATTTGAGGTAGATGGGAGCAAACGGCGCGGCCTGAATGAAATCAATCAGGCTTTGTTTGAGCAACTCCAGCATGGCCAAAAAAGTGACCACAACTCCCAGCCGTCCTTCCTTGAGATTGAACAGGCTGGCGAAGGGGAAGTGATCTTTCTCCTGTATGGAGGTGAGAATGATGGTCATTTTTTCACGCACGGACAAGGCGTCAATCTGGATGTGGTGACGGGCGTTCAATTCCGCGCGGCGCAAGACATCCATGAGGGCATCCATCAAGTCGGTCATGGAAACGCTGGGAAGGGGTTTTTCCACAGCGATCTGGCTGCCATCCGCCTGGACAATAAAGAAATCACGTTCTTCGCGGGGAAAGAGGTTCAAATCTTCCGCAGCCTGCTTATAGCGTTCGTACTCCTGCAGCCGGCGCACCAGTTCCGCGCGCGGGTCGTCTTCCTCATTTTCCGTATCGCTGACACGCGGTAACAGCATGCGGGATTTGATTTCCGCGAGAATCGCCGCCATGACCAGGTATTCCGCAGCCAGTTCCAGGGATAATTCCTGCATCAAATCAATATATTCCATGTATTGCCGGGTGACGGCCGCGATGGGAATGTCCAGGATATCCAGGTTTTGCTTTCTAATCAGATAAAGCAGAAAGTCCAGCGGGCCTTCAAAGGCTTCCAGAAACACCTTCATGGCGTCGGGAGGGATGTATAAATCCTTGGGCAAGTCAATGACCGCCTGCCCTTTTACAGTTGCTATCGGTGCGGCAGGGGCCGGTGATGCGGCGGGCATTTCAGGTTCTGCTGGTAGTCTGTCGGCTTCGGTCATATGGGCTTATGTTAACTATCCTGAGCATAAAATGCTATATTAACCGCCCTTAATAGTGAGTTGATCATGATTACACCCGAAATTATCAAGGCAGCAGACATATTGCGCGCGGGCGGACTGGTAGCGCTTCCAACGGAAACCGTTTATGGGCTGGGCGCGGATGCGCGTAATGAAGCGGCGGTACGGCGTATTTTCGCTGCCAAGGAGCGGCCGTTCAACCATCCTTTGATTGTTCACCTTGCTGAGGCGTCGCAATTGACGGAGTGGGCCAGTGATATCCCCCCCGCCGCCTGGCAGCTCGCGCAGGCATTCTGGCCTGGTCCGCTCACGCTGATACTGAAAAAACAACCGCATGTACTGGATATTGTGACTGGCGGGCAAGAGACGGTGGGATTGCGCGTTCCCGCTCATCCCGTCGCCCATGCGGTGTTGAGCGCATTTGGCAGCGGCGTTGCTGCGCCGTCCGCAAACCGCTTTACTCACATCAGCCCTACCAGTGCGGCGGCGGTCAGGGAAGAATTGGGCGACAAGGTAGACTGGATACTGGATGGCGGTGACTGCGCCATCGGGCTGGAATCCACGATTGTGGATTTAAGCGGTCCTGTCCCCGTGATTTTGCGGCCCGGGATGATTACTTCACAAGCCATTCATGACGTGATCCACGCACCGGTTGCCGCTCATCAGGGAGTGTCGGAAGCGCGCGCGCCCGGCATGCATCACTTGCATTATGCTCCGCTGACAAAAACACGGGTGCTGGCCGCGGAAAAAATACCTGCTTATCTGCAGTCTCTCCCTATCACCGAGTTTCCCCTCGCATTGTTGACGCATACCAGCGGGCATGCAAGCGCGCGCAAGGATGTGCTGCATGTGCAAATGCCGGATCATCCCGGTGCTTACGCGCATGAACTTTATCGCACGTTGCGCACGCTGGATCATCAGGGATTGAAAAACATTATTGTGCAAGCGGTTCCTGACACCATGGAATGGGAAG contains these protein-coding regions:
- a CDS encoding segregation and condensation protein A → MPAASPAPAAPIATVKGQAVIDLPKDLYIPPDAMKVFLEAFEGPLDFLLYLIRKQNLDILDIPIAAVTRQYMEYIDLMQELSLELAAEYLVMAAILAEIKSRMLLPRVSDTENEEDDPRAELVRRLQEYERYKQAAEDLNLFPREERDFFIVQADGSQIAVEKPLPSVSMTDLMDALMDVLRRAELNARHHIQIDALSVREKMTIILTSIQEKDHFPFASLFNLKEGRLGVVVTFLAMLELLKQSLIDFIQAAPFAPIYLKSKTA
- the cgtA gene encoding Obg family GTPase CgtA, with translation MKFVDEAKIYIEAGKGGNGACSFLRLKFMPLGGPDGGDGGDGGSVYLQADESINTLVDYRYIRTYRAENGEKGGSRDCTGKSGQDLFLRVPVGTIVYDDDTDELIVDLTMAGQVACVAKGGRHGVGNARFKSSVNRAPRRTIPGQEGEKRNLRLELKVLADVGLVGMPNAGKSTLISSMSSARPKVADYPFTTLYPYLGVVRVSHFRSFVIADLPGLIEGAAEGAGLGIRFLKHVARTRLLYHVVDVAPVDGSDPVENVKAISAELAKYSDDLMKKECWLVLNKVDLLMPEEAESKCRDIVKRLRWKGRVFIISGLARQGLDELAKETMHYLIDQGSAGEE
- a CDS encoding L-threonylcarbamoyladenylate synthase — encoded protein: MITPEIIKAADILRAGGLVALPTETVYGLGADARNEAAVRRIFAAKERPFNHPLIVHLAEASQLTEWASDIPPAAWQLAQAFWPGPLTLILKKQPHVLDIVTGGQETVGLRVPAHPVAHAVLSAFGSGVAAPSANRFTHISPTSAAAVREELGDKVDWILDGGDCAIGLESTIVDLSGPVPVILRPGMITSQAIHDVIHAPVAAHQGVSEARAPGMHHLHYAPLTKTRVLAAEKIPAYLQSLPITEFPLALLTHTSGHASARKDVLHVQMPDHPGAYAHELYRTLRTLDHQGLKNIIVQAVPDTMEWEAIRDRLAKASQRS
- the rpsT gene encoding 30S ribosomal protein S20, which gives rise to MANTKQAKKRVRQSEKHRRHNASMRSMLRTYIKKVTAAIAAGNQEAALASLQEATPVIDRMVNKGIIHKNKAARHKSRLTQHVKKLGEKAGANA
- the murJ gene encoding murein biosynthesis integral membrane protein MurJ yields the protein MSKSLVKSTSIVISMTMISRVFGFIRDMVTATLFGASAQFDAFSIAFRIPNLMRRLFAEGSFSQAFVPVLSEYQKTKSREEVQQFINSMSGTLGAALLIVTLLGIMAAPWIVSLFAPGFAGSGDRFDLAVTMLRITFPYLMLISLTAFSGAVLNTYSRFWVAAFTPVFLNVVMIAAAIWLAPHFAKPIIGLAWGVFIAGVIQLLFQWPFLRNLRLLPRPRIHFHDPGVMRVLKLMVPALFGVSVGQINLMIDSMFASLLVIGSVSWLYYSDRLMEFPLGVFGVAISTVILPHLSRHHAAQSEESFSLTLDWALRAVLLVGIPAGVVLAVMAGPMLSTLFQYGRFDGHSVLMAQKSLSAFALGIAPFMLVKVLAAGFYAKQDLRTPVRIAVIAMITNTILNIILIWPLAHAGIALSTSLAALVNTGCLLYYLRQRGFYHPREGWRLFSLRLILANSVLAIWLWIGAGDITAWIASRASWRIEHLAFLLASAVLVYFAMLWLSGVRLHHLLMPQRQELTS